A region from the Metopolophium dirhodum isolate CAU chromosome 9, ASM1992520v1, whole genome shotgun sequence genome encodes:
- the LOC132952684 gene encoding sentrin-specific protease 1-like, with protein sequence MGFFNSLRNIKKWFTDKAGFSGHRGPIKRKHEECEPINNKRARMDDSLVEIVEISDESLSETDEVEITEPGPSTVPLRASPPVMLIEGRQHTRRTMSPVRTIDLNECNGDDVKMKIIRSYSLSNPQLISNRNASTKAIREERSSIRGTKQLSLSMEGGFSALKINDTSNNADPNKSFAMVLKHYVAPKPETNILLDSSSRSPMSNHKENILNQSKLSQTSGKENLDIPELSLHKNRIIKKELFYERILRKFKEKQAAAILTSATTTQLKSPDDIFQEKLELMKKELDKIEPQKKNEIFPGYSKEIAESIAFQMSSSLNEYIVQGKNIKKMDLKTIYNPTAWLNDEVINHYLGMIVDRDPTNIHTFDTFFYSKLSSQGYQSVRRWSRKKDIFACKKMFSPIHLGNHWCLICVNFIEKTVKYYDSLGGKNSNCLNIIFNYLKQEYENKKNEKFDSSGWQIMDAEDCPKQKNGYDCGVFTCVNAEYLSRDAKLDFVQDDMPKLRSRICYEILNNRLCY encoded by the exons ATGGGTTTCTTCAATTCATtaaggaatataaaaaaatggttcACTGACAAGGCTGGATTTTCTGGACATAGAGGACCAATAAAACGTAAACATGAAGAATGTGAACCTATAAACAATAAAAGAGCACGTATGGATGATAGCCTGGTAGAAATTGTTGAAATCAGCGATGAATCACTATCTGAAACCGATGAGGTGGAAATCACTGAACCTGGGCCATCCACTGTACCACTCAGAGCCAGTCCACCTGTTATGCTCATTGAGGGTAGACAACATACAAGGAGAACTATGTCACCAGTTAGGACAATAGATCTAAATGAATGTAACGGTGATGATgtcaaaatgaaaattattcgaTCATATAGTTTATCAAATCCACAACTTATAAGTAACCGGAATGCTAGTACCAAGGCTATCCGAGAAGAAAGATCTTCAATTAGag gaacaaaacaattaagtttGAGTATGGAAGGTGGATTTTctgcattaaaaattaatgacacATCAAATAACGCTGACCCAAATAAATCATTTGCAATGGTTTTAAAACATTATGTAGCGCCAAAACCAGaaactaacattttattagatTCTAGTTCTAGATCGCCAATGAGTAatcataaagaaaatattttaaatcaatctaAATTATCTCAAACATCTGGTAAAGAAAATTTAGACATTCCTGAATTAAGTCTTCATAAGAATAGAATTATCAAGAAAGAGTTGTTTTATGAACGTATATTAAGAAAGTTTAAGGAGAAACAAGCAGCTGCCATTTTAACTTCTGCTACAACAACCCAACTAAAATCACCCGACGatatttttcaagaaaaattaGAATTGATGAAAAAAGAACTAGACAAAATTGAACcacaaaagaaaaatgaaatttttccTGGTTATTCTAAAGAAATAGCTGAATCGATTGCATTTCAAATGTCTAGTTCGTTAAATGAGTACATTGTTCaagggaaaaatattaaaaaaatggatttaaaaactatttataatccTACTGCTTGGTTAAATGATGaagttataaatcattatttgggTATGATTGTTGACCGTGATCCAACTAACATTCACACATTTGATACATTCTTTTATTCTAAATTATC atcaCAAGGATATCAATCTGTTCGTCGGTGGTCaagaaaaaaagatatatttgcatgtaaaaaaatgttcagtcCTATTCACCTGGGTAACCATTGGTGTCTTATATGTGTAAACTTCATTGAAAAAaccgtaaaatattatgatagtttagGCGGTAAAAATTCtaactgtttaaatataatatttaattatctaaaACAAGAGTACGAGAATAAGAAGAATGAGAAGTTTGACAGTAGTGGATGGCAAATAATGGACGCTGAGGATTgtccaaaacaaaaaaatggttaTGATTGCGGGGTGTTTACTTGTGTCAATGCAGAGTACCTATCTCGTGATGCAAAACTAGATTTTGTTCAAGATGATATGCCCAAATTAAGGAGTAGGATATGTTATGAGATCTTAAACAATcgtttatgttattaa